Proteins encoded by one window of Pseudomonadota bacterium:
- a CDS encoding ferritin family protein — protein MDEKERLNALETALKNESSEREFYLKHAEKTNNPLGKAMFQRIADDELEHYERLKELHGKWEKQDKWPETIPLSVNNTNIKNVFINTIKNIDKIAKPDAGDLEAIKIAVDFEEKGAKFYWQLCDVVTNPREKEFFELLAMIENEHYLSLKDAEEYFTDPASWFMKAEHHSLDGG, from the coding sequence ATGGATGAAAAAGAACGGCTTAATGCATTGGAAACAGCATTAAAGAATGAGTCTTCCGAGCGTGAATTCTATCTTAAACATGCCGAGAAGACCAATAATCCTCTCGGCAAAGCCATGTTTCAAAGAATAGCCGATGATGAACTTGAGCACTATGAGCGCCTGAAAGAGCTTCACGGCAAGTGGGAAAAGCAGGATAAATGGCCGGAGACAATACCGCTTTCGGTTAATAACACGAATATCAAAAATGTTTTTATCAATACGATCAAGAACATTGATAAAATAGCAAAACCGGATGCTGGCGACCTTGAGGCAATAAAAATCGCCGTTGACTTTGAAGAAAAAGGCGCAAAATTCTATTGGCAATTATGCGATGTAGTAACAAACCCAAGGGAAAAAGAATTTTTTGAGCTTCTTGCCATGATAGAAAATGAACACTACCTTTCCTTAAAAGATGCCGAAGAATATTTTACTGATCCGGCTTCATGGTTCATGAAAGCAGAGCACCATTCGTTAGATGGCGGATAA
- a CDS encoding DUF4922 domain-containing protein — protein MSRIYAVFDRQQGPDSLSVLCCELLSEQKDTWPDCRQGYAYLENIAVREIACNGFIIRVQHNPGRIKSTLADVEEKGIKERPCFLCLNNLPEEQKGIIYRNEYLILCNPAPVFPSHFTICHKEHRPQSITEHIDALLQLMVDLGSAWTVLYNGPKCGASAPDHLHFQAVRSGQMPIEKEIKETGRLKKITKVNGILLSRVRNVGREIIVAEGDNPVSLAAAFGIILSTLKIILSADVEPMINVAGFYSRKRLYIAIFPRAKHRPDAFFKEGDGRLMVSPAVVEMGGILVTPVEKDFEDMNASIAEDIFREVSLDGKILDKVFNSIT, from the coding sequence ATGAGCCGGATCTATGCAGTTTTCGACAGACAACAAGGCCCCGACTCCTTATCCGTTCTTTGCTGTGAACTATTGTCGGAACAAAAGGATACATGGCCCGATTGCCGGCAAGGTTATGCATATCTGGAAAACATTGCTGTGCGGGAAATAGCCTGCAATGGTTTTATTATCCGTGTCCAGCACAATCCCGGAAGAATAAAGAGTACCCTTGCCGATGTGGAAGAAAAAGGGATAAAAGAACGTCCCTGTTTCCTGTGCCTGAATAATCTTCCGGAAGAACAGAAGGGGATCATATACCGGAATGAATATTTGATCCTCTGTAATCCTGCGCCTGTTTTCCCTTCCCATTTTACCATCTGTCATAAAGAACATAGACCCCAGTCTATTACTGAGCATATTGATGCTCTTCTTCAGCTCATGGTTGACCTTGGCAGCGCCTGGACAGTCCTCTATAACGGGCCGAAATGCGGCGCATCCGCGCCTGACCACCTCCACTTTCAGGCAGTCCGGTCAGGACAGATGCCAATTGAAAAGGAGATTAAAGAGACAGGAAGGCTTAAAAAGATTACCAAAGTTAACGGTATACTACTCTCACGGGTCAGAAATGTCGGACGGGAGATCATTGTAGCTGAAGGAGATAACCCGGTGTCCCTTGCAGCCGCATTCGGGATAATCCTTTCGACCCTGAAAATAATCCTCTCTGCTGATGTTGAGCCCATGATAAATGTCGCCGGATTCTATAGCAGAAAGAGATTGTACATTGCGATCTTCCCCCGCGCCAAACACCGCCCCGACGCATTTTTCAAGGAAGGCGACGGCCGGCTTATGGTCAGCCCTGCTGTGGTTGAAATGGGAGGTATATTGGTTACCCCTGTGGAAAAGGATTTTGAAGATATGAATGCATCAATCGCAGAGGACATATTCCGGGAAGTATCTTTAGACGGCAAGATTTTAGACAAGGTTTTTAATTCTATAACATAG
- the rlmN gene encoding 23S rRNA (adenine(2503)-C(2))-methyltransferase RlmN: MNNFYGLTLKELETLIGALGKEKYRSRQLFKWIYNKGILDFDEMSDVPKGLRVIFKDMFDLKHLEIKDVLTSTDGSIKFGFLGEDGNLIESVLIPEKERNTLCISSQIGCRMGCRFCVTGKIGFIRNLKVSEIVGQLIGVKQYLSDRKITNIVFMGMGEPIDNLGNFGRALEILKDPVGLDFSHRKITVSSVGLIGGLKTIEPKAAGIAISLNAADDKTRTYLMPINRLYPIREIIDYVKGFKGGNRNRITFEYILIKDINDSPDSAKLLSELLAGLRCKINLIPYNESPYIDFKAPTDKTIEQFHAYLLGKHFTVIVRESRGKDIAGACGQLGMRYLNENLKKRNEN; encoded by the coding sequence ATGAATAATTTTTATGGCCTTACACTAAAAGAACTTGAAACCCTGATCGGCGCCCTCGGAAAAGAAAAATACCGGTCCCGGCAGCTTTTTAAATGGATATATAATAAAGGCATCCTCGATTTTGATGAGATGAGCGATGTCCCGAAAGGCCTGCGTGTAATATTCAAGGATATGTTTGATTTAAAACATCTTGAAATAAAAGATGTTTTAACATCAACAGACGGATCTATAAAATTCGGGTTTCTCGGGGAAGACGGTAATCTTATTGAAAGCGTTTTAATACCGGAAAAAGAGAGAAATACCCTTTGCATATCCAGCCAGATAGGGTGCAGGATGGGATGCAGGTTCTGTGTTACCGGAAAAATAGGATTTATACGTAATCTCAAGGTTTCAGAGATTGTAGGGCAGCTTATAGGGGTAAAACAATATCTCAGCGACAGGAAAATTACAAATATCGTTTTCATGGGCATGGGCGAACCCATTGACAATCTCGGCAACTTCGGCCGTGCCCTTGAAATATTGAAAGACCCCGTAGGCCTCGACTTCTCACACAGGAAGATTACAGTATCATCGGTGGGCTTAATAGGGGGTCTGAAGACGATAGAGCCGAAAGCTGCAGGTATTGCAATATCCCTGAATGCAGCAGATGATAAAACAAGGACATACCTTATGCCCATTAACAGATTGTATCCGATACGAGAGATTATCGATTATGTAAAGGGCTTTAAGGGAGGCAATCGTAACAGGATTACCTTTGAGTATATTTTGATAAAGGATATTAATGACTCGCCCGATAGTGCAAAACTCCTCTCCGAGTTGCTGGCCGGGCTTAGGTGTAAGATAAACCTCATACCCTACAACGAATCACCGTATATTGACTTTAAAGCTCCAACGGATAAAACCATAGAACAATTTCATGCTTATCTCCTGGGCAAACACTTCACCGTTATTGTGAGGGAATCCAGGGGAAAGGACATTGCCGGGGCCTGCGGACAGTTGGGCATGAGGTACTTAAACGAAAATCTTAAAAAACGGAATGAAAATTGA
- the hflX gene encoding GTPase HflX: protein MMQISREISRQVGLIINRRGLVEYVVIGEKGRIEIPPLVTERVGRERFRGVRFVHTHIEGELLSKEDLTDLAILQLDLVAAITERRGESIEMIHIGHLIPEDKKGKAWEFIGPVVIQDLEIDFIGLVTELENEFAKAKGSLYTLAEGREQAVLVCVVLPGRHKDVEDSIAEARDLCYSAGIAVLDTAIQRTKELHPKYLIGKGKLEETIMKCRQQEADLLVFDEGLTPGQIKNISALTELKVIDRNQLILDIFAQRANTNESKIQVELAQLNYILPRLAEKNAALSRLTGGIGARGPGETKLEVNKSRIRARLSFLQKKLEEIRKIRDKKRERRRDSLIPIVSIVGYTNSGKSTLLNLLTKSNVEAEDRSFSTLNPTTRLIKYPERKNIIVTDTVGFIKDLPEVLLRAFIATLEELEDADLLLHLVDISSPDFEEKIHVVEKLITKLHLNEKKVFVVFNKIDMIDREFLDRIEDRYHAVSISCRKKEGIERLLQTIEIELHEGHPTVGFLPET, encoded by the coding sequence ATGATGCAAATTTCGAGGGAGATATCGAGACAGGTAGGTCTTATCATAAACAGGCGGGGTCTTGTTGAATATGTAGTGATTGGAGAAAAAGGAAGGATCGAAATACCTCCACTTGTGACTGAGAGAGTTGGGCGGGAAAGGTTCAGAGGGGTGCGTTTTGTCCACACGCACATAGAGGGGGAGCTTCTCTCAAAAGAGGACTTAACCGACCTTGCCATATTACAGCTTGATCTTGTTGCTGCTATCACCGAAAGAAGAGGTGAGTCAATAGAGATGATACATATCGGTCATCTTATACCGGAGGATAAAAAAGGAAAGGCATGGGAATTTATCGGTCCCGTGGTTATACAAGACCTTGAAATTGATTTCATCGGACTTGTAACCGAGCTTGAGAATGAGTTTGCCAAGGCTAAAGGGAGTCTTTATACGCTTGCTGAAGGCAGGGAACAAGCCGTCCTTGTCTGCGTTGTCCTGCCCGGCAGGCACAAGGATGTTGAAGACAGCATAGCTGAAGCAAGAGACCTCTGCTATTCGGCAGGGATAGCCGTATTGGATACGGCTATACAAAGGACCAAGGAATTGCATCCAAAGTACCTTATCGGCAAGGGTAAGCTGGAGGAAACTATAATGAAATGCCGGCAGCAGGAAGCAGACCTCCTTGTTTTTGATGAGGGATTGACCCCTGGCCAGATAAAGAATATCTCAGCCCTGACCGAACTTAAGGTTATTGACAGAAATCAGTTGATACTCGATATTTTTGCCCAACGCGCTAATACAAACGAATCGAAAATACAGGTAGAACTTGCCCAGCTTAATTATATTCTTCCGCGTCTTGCAGAGAAAAATGCCGCTCTTTCACGATTGACCGGCGGAATAGGTGCCAGGGGTCCCGGCGAGACAAAACTTGAGGTGAATAAGAGCAGGATACGGGCAAGGCTCTCATTTCTGCAAAAGAAGCTGGAAGAGATACGAAAAATAAGGGATAAAAAGAGGGAAAGAAGGAGGGATTCACTTATACCCATCGTATCTATTGTCGGGTATACAAATTCAGGCAAATCAACGTTGCTTAACCTGCTTACAAAAAGCAATGTTGAGGCAGAGGACAGGTCCTTCAGCACATTAAATCCAACAACAAGGCTCATAAAATACCCTGAACGGAAAAACATAATTGTAACAGATACGGTTGGTTTCATCAAAGACCTGCCCGAAGTGCTTCTCAGGGCTTTCATTGCTACCCTTGAAGAGCTGGAAGATGCGGACCTCCTCCTGCACCTTGTAGACATAAGCTCACCTGACTTTGAAGAAAAGATACATGTCGTGGAGAAACTCATTACAAAACTACACCTGAATGAGAAAAAAGTGTTTGTTGTTTTTAACAAGATTGACATGATTGACAGGGAATTCCTTGATCGTATAGAAGACCGTTACCATGCAGTTTCTATATCATGCAGGAAGAAGGAAGGGATAGAGCGCTTGCTTCAGACAATCGAAATAGAGCTTCACGAAGGACATCCTACGGTTGGGTTTCTACCAGAGACATAA
- a CDS encoding glutamine--tRNA ligase/YqeY domain fusion protein, whose protein sequence is MTQTDISSPTDFIRDIIEDDFRTSKHAGRVAVRFPPEPNGYLHIGHAKSICLNFGIAAQYKGTCNLRLDDTDPSGESLEYVTSIINDIRWLGFDWDDRLFYASDYFEQLYNFAVQLIKSGKAYVCSLTPDQMREYRGTLVEPGRESPYRNRSVEENLDLFSRMQAGEFEDSAHVLRARIDMASPNIVMRDPIIYRIKRSPHYRTDTKWVIYPMYDFAHCLSDSIERITHSICTLEFENNRPLYDWIVEQLIEGDRPNQIEFARLNLSYTVLSKRKLIELVETERVTGWDDPRMPTMAGMRRRGYTPEAIRNFCAKIGVAKNDNLVDISLLEHCVREDLNEKAPRVMGVLRPLRVIIDNYPEGQTEEFECANHPQNPSMGTRMVPFSRELYIECDDFHETPPKKYKRLGPGREVRLRSSYIVKFAGMVKDEKTGEITEIHCTYDPQTRNSPPSDGRKVEGVIHWVSAHHAIPAEIRLYDRLFQIPDPSATDGDYKNYLNNGSLETLPACYVEKSLVNALPGDIYQFERLGYFCVDLRDALPEKILFNRTVQLRDSWGKVAGQEKG, encoded by the coding sequence ATGACACAAACGGATATTTCTTCCCCAACGGATTTTATTCGTGACATTATCGAGGATGACTTCAGGACAAGCAAACACGCAGGCCGTGTTGCTGTGCGCTTTCCGCCAGAACCGAACGGTTATCTGCATATTGGACATGCAAAATCAATCTGCCTTAATTTTGGAATTGCTGCTCAGTATAAAGGCACCTGTAACCTACGGCTGGATGATACAGATCCGAGTGGAGAATCGCTGGAATATGTGACATCGATTATTAACGATATTCGCTGGCTGGGATTCGACTGGGATGACCGTCTGTTCTATGCCTCTGACTATTTTGAGCAATTGTACAATTTTGCCGTACAACTCATTAAATCCGGAAAGGCCTATGTTTGCAGCCTGACGCCGGATCAGATGAGGGAGTATCGCGGTACGCTTGTTGAACCGGGCAGAGAGAGCCCCTATCGAAATCGTTCTGTTGAAGAGAACCTGGATCTCTTTTCCCGTATGCAAGCGGGTGAATTTGAGGACAGTGCCCATGTACTCCGGGCCAGAATAGATATGGCCTCTCCAAACATTGTTATGCGTGACCCCATCATCTACCGTATCAAAAGATCGCCCCACTACCGGACAGATACAAAATGGGTTATCTATCCTATGTACGACTTTGCCCATTGTCTTTCCGATTCTATCGAGAGAATCACCCATTCAATCTGTACCCTTGAGTTTGAGAATAATCGTCCTTTGTATGACTGGATTGTTGAACAGTTGATTGAAGGAGACCGGCCTAACCAGATAGAATTTGCGCGCCTCAATCTCAGCTATACAGTCCTCAGCAAACGCAAACTCATCGAATTAGTTGAAACAGAACGTGTAACAGGTTGGGATGATCCGCGTATGCCGACCATGGCCGGTATGAGAAGGCGCGGCTACACGCCGGAGGCAATCAGAAACTTTTGCGCAAAGATCGGTGTGGCAAAAAATGACAACCTTGTTGATATTTCCCTTCTTGAGCATTGCGTCCGTGAAGATTTAAACGAGAAAGCCCCGCGCGTGATGGGTGTCTTACGGCCCCTCCGGGTTATTATTGACAACTACCCGGAAGGACAGACTGAAGAATTTGAGTGCGCAAATCACCCCCAGAATCCATCTATGGGAACGAGGATGGTCCCTTTTTCCAGGGAGCTCTATATTGAGTGCGATGACTTTCATGAAACTCCTCCGAAGAAATACAAACGCCTTGGTCCCGGACGCGAGGTACGTCTGAGGAGTTCTTATATTGTGAAATTTGCAGGTATGGTCAAGGATGAAAAGACCGGTGAGATTACTGAAATCCACTGTACCTATGATCCACAGACACGAAACAGTCCTCCATCGGACGGGCGCAAGGTTGAAGGAGTTATCCACTGGGTATCGGCGCATCATGCCATTCCGGCGGAAATCCGCCTCTATGACCGTCTTTTCCAGATCCCCGATCCATCGGCAACAGATGGTGATTATAAAAATTATCTGAACAACGGGTCATTGGAAACCCTTCCCGCATGTTATGTAGAGAAAAGTCTGGTCAATGCCCTGCCCGGGGACATTTATCAGTTTGAAAGACTGGGCTATTTCTGTGTTGATTTGAGAGATGCTTTGCCCGAGAAGATTTTATTTAATCGAACCGTGCAGCTTCGCGATTCATGGGGCAAGGTTGCCGGTCAGGAGAAAGGATAG
- a CDS encoding glycosyltransferase family 2 protein, with amino-acid sequence MKPLAVVTPYSPEPFFEKTLLEFVKSDLVEDVMIVSQERVQLNVPGCRILAAGSLLSQETLEIILSNIQTEYLLLLPKPLYISLEPDALNSVMEASAYAKAGIVYADFYDEDRKGRDFHPLNDYQSGSVRDDFDFGAMMLLSVPAVRNVLEKYGPMPHVKFAGLYALRLKVSIDYPVYHLNEPLYSVIEKDETSGIEKIFNYVDPRNVNVQKEMEMVFTDYLRKIGAYLPPYYFREAEKGPQSFPVEASVIIPVRNREATIAEAVKSALSQDVKFSFNIIVVDNHSTDGTTSVLSDLAEENSAIRHIIPVSTELGIGGCWNEAIYSENCGRYAVQLDSDDLYSSPHALGKIVHMLREGNYAMVIGSYTIVNFDLEEIPPGLIDHREWTDENGHNNALRINGLGAPRAFDTGLMRTMGFLNVSYGEDYTAALRICREYRIGRIYESLYLCRRWPGNTDAALAIVAVNRNDAFKDRVRTDEILARQKMNQEKPK; translated from the coding sequence ATGAAGCCTCTTGCCGTAGTCACCCCCTACAGCCCGGAACCTTTTTTTGAGAAAACCCTGCTTGAGTTTGTAAAGTCGGATTTGGTCGAAGATGTCATGATTGTCAGTCAGGAAAGGGTTCAACTTAATGTGCCAGGGTGTCGTATCCTTGCGGCCGGTTCCCTTTTATCGCAGGAAACACTTGAGATTATTCTAAGTAATATCCAAACAGAATATCTTCTCCTATTACCAAAGCCCTTGTATATTTCTCTTGAACCTGATGCCCTGAATAGCGTTATGGAAGCATCCGCATACGCAAAGGCAGGTATTGTTTATGCGGATTTTTATGATGAAGACAGGAAGGGCAGGGACTTTCATCCATTGAATGATTACCAGTCAGGGAGTGTCCGCGATGACTTTGACTTCGGCGCCATGATGCTCCTTTCAGTTCCTGCTGTACGGAATGTCCTTGAAAAATACGGCCCCATGCCACATGTAAAATTTGCAGGGCTCTATGCGCTTCGGCTCAAGGTTTCCATAGATTATCCTGTTTATCACCTGAATGAGCCTCTCTATTCTGTAATCGAAAAAGATGAGACATCCGGTATTGAAAAGATATTTAACTACGTTGATCCAAGGAATGTTAATGTCCAGAAGGAAATGGAGATGGTCTTTACCGATTACCTGAGGAAGATAGGTGCCTATCTTCCTCCTTATTACTTCAGAGAGGCTGAGAAAGGGCCTCAATCATTCCCGGTGGAAGCCTCGGTTATCATACCCGTGCGAAACCGTGAAGCAACAATTGCCGAGGCTGTAAAGAGCGCCCTATCACAGGATGTAAAATTTTCATTCAACATCATTGTTGTAGATAATCACTCGACAGACGGGACCACTTCTGTCCTCTCCGATCTGGCCGAAGAGAATTCTGCAATAAGGCATATCATACCTGTAAGTACTGAACTTGGCATAGGCGGTTGCTGGAATGAGGCCATTTACAGCGAGAACTGCGGGCGTTATGCTGTCCAGCTCGATTCGGATGATCTTTACAGCAGCCCCCATGCACTCGGAAAGATCGTCCATATGCTCCGTGAAGGAAACTATGCCATGGTAATCGGTTCCTACACTATTGTTAATTTTGATCTTGAAGAAATTCCACCGGGGCTGATAGACCATCGTGAATGGACTGACGAGAACGGTCACAATAATGCTCTGCGCATCAACGGTCTTGGTGCTCCCAGGGCATTTGACACCGGTCTTATGCGTACTATGGGGTTTCTCAATGTGAGTTATGGTGAAGACTATACTGCTGCATTGAGGATATGCAGAGAATACCGGATCGGGAGGATTTATGAAAGCCTGTACCTTTGCAGGCGCTGGCCGGGGAATACCGACGCTGCGCTTGCAATTGTTGCTGTAAACCGCAACGATGCCTTTAAAGATAGGGTCAGAACCGATGAAATTCTTGCCCGGCAGAAGATGAATCAGGAAAAACCGAAATGA